One Bacillus amyloliquefaciens DSM 7 = ATCC 23350 DNA window includes the following coding sequences:
- a CDS encoding M48 family metallopeptidase: protein MRKWIAAAGLAYVLYGLFFYWYFFMTGDSAVPEAVKGTKADPSSFMDPGRLAAAENYSNVKDFLFFIGAPLDWFLFFLLLITGLAKKIKQWLEAAVRFRVLQIVSFVFVISLIVTAASLPLEWIGYRVSLAYHISTQTTASWIRDHVIDFWISFPLFAVCVLVFYWLITKHTKKWWFYAWCLTVPFTLFLFFLQPVVIDPLYNDFYPLKDKELESKILSLADKADIPASHVYEVNMSEKTNALNAYVTGIGSNKRIVLWDTTLNKLKDQEILFIMGHEMGHYVMKHVYIGLAGYLLLSLVGFYIIDKLYRRMSKSFGRMLHIKGPEDLAALPLLLLLISVLSFASDPITNAVSRYQENAADRYGIELTGNREAAIETFQDLAVTGLSRVNPPFLVKIFRGSHPSIMERIEHAEEEK from the coding sequence ATGCGCAAATGGATAGCGGCAGCGGGACTTGCCTATGTGCTGTACGGCCTTTTTTTCTATTGGTATTTCTTTATGACAGGAGACTCCGCCGTCCCGGAGGCCGTAAAGGGAACGAAAGCTGATCCGTCCTCGTTTATGGACCCGGGCCGCCTGGCAGCCGCTGAAAATTATTCAAATGTAAAGGATTTTTTATTTTTTATCGGGGCGCCGTTAGATTGGTTTTTATTTTTTCTGCTGCTGATTACGGGGCTTGCCAAAAAAATAAAGCAATGGCTGGAAGCAGCGGTGCGCTTTCGGGTGCTGCAAATCGTAAGCTTCGTATTTGTGATTTCACTCATCGTTACGGCGGCTTCGCTTCCGCTTGAGTGGATCGGATACCGGGTTTCGCTTGCGTATCATATTTCGACGCAGACAACAGCCAGCTGGATCAGAGATCATGTCATTGATTTCTGGATCAGTTTTCCGCTGTTCGCCGTGTGTGTGCTTGTGTTTTACTGGCTGATCACAAAGCATACAAAAAAATGGTGGTTTTACGCTTGGTGTCTTACGGTGCCGTTTACCCTGTTTTTGTTTTTCCTGCAGCCTGTCGTGATTGATCCTTTATACAATGATTTCTATCCGTTGAAAGACAAGGAGCTTGAAAGCAAAATTTTGTCGCTTGCCGACAAGGCCGATATTCCGGCTAGCCATGTTTATGAAGTAAATATGTCGGAGAAAACGAATGCGCTGAATGCGTATGTGACGGGCATCGGCTCGAATAAGCGCATCGTTTTGTGGGATACGACGCTTAACAAACTGAAGGATCAGGAAATTTTGTTCATTATGGGGCATGAGATGGGGCACTATGTCATGAAGCACGTGTACATCGGACTGGCCGGGTATCTGCTGCTGTCATTGGTTGGGTTCTATATCATTGACAAGCTTTACAGGCGGATGTCCAAATCCTTTGGCCGAATGCTTCATATAAAGGGGCCTGAAGATCTGGCCGCTCTCCCGCTGTTATTGCTGCTTATATCCGTGCTCAGTTTTGCTTCTGATCCGATTACGAATGCCGTCTCCCGGTATCAGGAAAACGCCGCCGACCGTTACGGCATTGAGCTGACCGGAAACCGGGAAGCGGCGATTGAGACGTTTCAGGACTTGGCCGTTACGGGACTGAGCCGGGTCAACCCGCCGTTTCTCGTTAAAATTTTCAGAGGGAGCCATCCGTCGATTATGGAGCGGATTGAACATGCGGAGGAAGAAAAATAA
- a CDS encoding S8 family peptidase: MRGKKVWISLLFALALIFTMAFGSTSSAQAAGKSNGEKKYIVGFKQTMSTMSAAKKKDVISEKGGKVQKQFKYVDAASATLNEKAVKELKKDPSVAYVEEDHVAHAYAQSVPYGVSQIKAPALHSQGYTGSNVKVAVIDSGIDSSHPDLKVAGGASMVPSETNPFQDNNSHGTHVAGTVAALNNSIGVLGVAPSASLYAVKVLGADGSGQYSWIINGIEWAIANNMDVINMSLGGPSGSAALKAAVDKAVASGVVVVAAAGNEGTSGSSSTVGYPGKYPSVIAVGAVDSSNQRASFSSVGPELDVMAPGVSIQSTLPGNKYGAYNGTSMASPHVAGAAALILSKHPNWTNTQVRSSLENTTTKLGDSFYYGKGLINVQAAAQ; encoded by the coding sequence GTGAGAGGCAAAAAAGTATGGATCAGTTTGCTGTTTGCTTTAGCGTTAATCTTTACGATGGCGTTCGGCAGCACATCCTCTGCCCAGGCGGCAGGGAAATCAAACGGGGAAAAGAAATATATTGTCGGGTTTAAACAGACAATGAGCACGATGAGCGCCGCTAAGAAGAAAGATGTCATTTCTGAAAAAGGCGGGAAAGTGCAAAAGCAATTCAAATATGTAGACGCAGCTTCAGCTACATTAAACGAAAAAGCTGTAAAAGAATTGAAAAAAGACCCGAGCGTCGCTTACGTTGAAGAAGATCACGTAGCACATGCGTACGCGCAGTCCGTGCCTTACGGCGTATCACAAATTAAAGCCCCTGCTCTGCACTCTCAAGGCTACACTGGATCAAATGTTAAAGTAGCGGTTATCGACAGCGGTATCGATTCTTCTCATCCTGATTTAAAGGTAGCAGGCGGAGCCAGCATGGTTCCTTCTGAAACAAATCCTTTCCAAGACAACAACTCTCACGGAACTCACGTTGCCGGCACAGTTGCGGCTCTTAATAACTCAATCGGTGTATTAGGCGTTGCGCCAAGCGCATCACTTTACGCTGTAAAAGTTCTCGGTGCTGACGGTTCCGGCCAATACAGCTGGATCATTAACGGAATCGAGTGGGCGATCGCAAACAATATGGACGTTATTAACATGAGCCTCGGCGGACCTTCTGGTTCTGCTGCTTTAAAAGCGGCAGTTGATAAAGCCGTTGCATCCGGCGTCGTAGTCGTTGCGGCAGCCGGTAACGAAGGCACTTCCGGCAGCTCAAGCACAGTGGGCTACCCTGGTAAATACCCTTCTGTCATTGCAGTAGGCGCTGTTGACAGCAGCAACCAAAGAGCATCTTTCTCAAGCGTAGGACCTGAGCTTGATGTCATGGCACCTGGCGTATCTATCCAAAGCACGCTTCCTGGAAACAAATACGGGGCGTACAACGGTACGTCAATGGCATCTCCGCACGTTGCCGGAGCGGCTGCTTTGATTCTTTCTAAGCACCCGAACTGGACAAACACTCAAGTCCGCAGCAGTTTAGAAAACACCACTACAAAACTTGGTGATTCTTTCTACTATGGAAAAGGGCTGATCAACGTACAGGCGGCAGCTCAGTAA
- a CDS encoding ABC transporter substrate-binding protein, translating to MKPIFSMLLILSVLFIPACSEPEHETAIRHDLGTAHVAAHPQRVAVLNPGFIDTLHDLGIKPAAAADDPSKSVGTRSHPDLKKIASLKPDLIIADSSLHRGIYNKLTKIAPTIALKNEDADYQDAVDAALTIEKAVGKKDIIEKQLSAQEENLNEIKRKLDAEGGSILLIDAANGGISVKNDQFFTSRLLALTGFTYAIQTASGKKNDHIKMTPGQLLRIDPDYIVLLGGEKELEKHLLWKQLTAVKNGRVYRADRAVWTERRSIDGADAILHDLQKKMLAKKARH from the coding sequence ATGAAACCGATTTTCAGTATGCTGCTGATCTTATCCGTCCTCTTCATACCGGCATGTTCAGAACCGGAACATGAGACCGCCATCAGACATGATCTCGGGACCGCGCATGTGGCAGCGCACCCGCAGCGCGTCGCCGTATTGAATCCGGGCTTTATTGATACCCTCCATGATCTCGGCATAAAGCCGGCGGCTGCGGCCGATGACCCGTCAAAGTCTGTCGGCACCCGATCACATCCCGACCTGAAAAAGATCGCTTCTTTAAAACCCGATCTCATCATTGCAGATTCTAGCCTGCACAGAGGGATATACAATAAGCTGACGAAGATCGCTCCGACAATCGCTTTGAAAAATGAAGATGCGGATTATCAGGATGCGGTTGACGCTGCCTTGACCATTGAAAAAGCGGTCGGTAAAAAGGACATCATCGAGAAACAATTATCGGCTCAGGAAGAAAACCTGAATGAAATCAAAAGAAAGCTGGATGCAGAAGGCGGCTCGATTTTATTAATCGACGCTGCAAATGGCGGCATTTCCGTAAAGAATGATCAGTTTTTCACGTCCCGGCTTTTGGCGCTCACGGGGTTTACATATGCAATCCAGACAGCTTCCGGGAAGAAAAACGATCATATTAAAATGACGCCCGGGCAGCTTTTGCGTATCGATCCTGATTACATCGTGCTGTTGGGCGGAGAGAAAGAACTCGAAAAACATCTGCTCTGGAAACAGCTGACAGCCGTGAAAAATGGACGCGTCTACCGCGCGGACAGGGCGGTTTGGACGGAGCGGCGGAGTATTGACGGTGCGGACGCCATATTACATGATCTTCAGAAAAAAATGCTCGCCAAAAAGGCCCGACACTGA
- a CDS encoding histidine phosphatase family protein, with the protein MTAVCLVRHGETDWNAQKKLQGKTDIPLNATGERQAKETGEYLKVFEWDVIVSSPMKRARKTADIINGFLNLPVVVMEDFRERNYGDAEGMSLPERSECYPDKNYPNMETAEELTDRMLAGLVKVQERFPDQKVLIVAHGAAIHALLSAISDGDTDIQNAKLVNACLSNIERIENKWRVKDYNVSSHLSES; encoded by the coding sequence ATGACTGCCGTTTGTTTAGTAAGACATGGAGAGACTGATTGGAACGCCCAAAAAAAGCTTCAAGGCAAAACGGATATTCCGTTAAATGCGACGGGAGAGCGTCAGGCGAAAGAAACAGGAGAATACTTAAAGGTTTTCGAATGGGATGTCATCGTCTCAAGCCCGATGAAACGGGCCAGAAAAACAGCTGACATTATTAACGGATTTTTGAATCTTCCCGTTGTCGTCATGGAAGATTTCAGAGAACGGAACTACGGTGATGCGGAAGGAATGTCTTTACCGGAACGGTCAGAGTGCTACCCGGATAAAAACTACCCGAACATGGAGACCGCAGAGGAACTGACAGACAGAATGCTGGCCGGTTTAGTAAAAGTTCAGGAACGGTTTCCTGACCAAAAGGTACTGATCGTCGCTCACGGCGCAGCCATCCACGCCCTCTTGTCTGCCATTTCTGACGGTGACACCGACATACAAAATGCAAAGCTTGTCAATGCATGCCTGAGCAATATCGAACGGATTGAAAATAAGTGGCGCGTCAAAGATTACAATGTAAGCAGCCACCTTTCGGAATCATAA
- a CDS encoding acetyl-CoA C-acyltransferase, producing MEAVITDAKRTIFARENGLLKDCLPENLAAPLIRYLSRNMAEDIDEVLIGNATGRGGNLARLSALTAGLPLSVPGTTIDRQCGSGLDAMRIACHFVKAGAGSTYIAGGAESSSRSPFSSRARFSPEHIGDPDMGIAAEYTAQAYAVTRKMQDEYALLSYERSFKAHEDGLYRQEILPCHGFAADENMLKKRNMEPLIARAKPVFQSGGSVTAANSCGISDGAAAVCVMEEQKARSLGLKPKLRFIGSTVSGVHPHYPSAAPVYAVKKLLKEQNLSPDDIDIYEINEAFAVKICVFSQQLQVPYSKINVRGGALAVGHPYGASGAALVSRLFYEAKRRPDARYAAAAIGSGGGVGLALLFEVLT from the coding sequence ATGGAAGCTGTAATTACGGATGCGAAACGAACGATTTTCGCCCGGGAAAACGGCCTGTTAAAAGATTGTCTTCCTGAAAATTTAGCAGCTCCGCTGATCCGCTATTTGAGCCGGAACATGGCAGAAGACATTGATGAAGTTCTGATCGGAAATGCGACAGGCCGCGGCGGGAACCTCGCCCGGCTATCAGCCTTGACGGCCGGGCTTCCTTTGAGCGTGCCTGGGACGACCATCGACAGACAGTGCGGTTCCGGGCTGGACGCCATGAGAATCGCGTGCCATTTTGTAAAAGCCGGCGCGGGGAGCACGTACATCGCGGGAGGAGCGGAGAGCAGCAGCCGCTCCCCTTTTTCTTCCCGCGCGCGTTTTTCACCTGAACATATCGGCGATCCTGATATGGGCATAGCAGCCGAGTATACGGCACAGGCTTACGCAGTCACGAGAAAAATGCAGGACGAATATGCCCTCCTCAGCTATGAACGGAGCTTCAAAGCGCACGAAGACGGCCTGTACCGACAGGAAATCCTCCCGTGTCACGGATTCGCCGCTGACGAAAACATGCTGAAAAAGCGGAACATGGAACCTCTTATCGCCCGCGCCAAACCCGTCTTTCAGTCCGGCGGCTCTGTCACCGCCGCCAACAGCTGCGGCATTTCTGACGGGGCGGCGGCGGTTTGTGTAATGGAAGAACAAAAAGCGCGGTCCCTCGGTTTAAAACCGAAATTGCGTTTTATCGGAAGCACGGTAAGCGGCGTCCATCCGCATTATCCGTCAGCAGCTCCGGTTTATGCCGTCAAAAAGCTTTTGAAGGAGCAGAACCTGTCACCGGATGATATTGATATATACGAAATCAACGAGGCGTTTGCCGTCAAAATATGCGTCTTTTCACAACAGCTTCAAGTGCCATATTCTAAAATAAATGTCCGGGGCGGCGCTCTAGCCGTCGGGCATCCGTACGGGGCTTCCGGGGCGGCGCTTGTCTCCCGGCTTTTTTATGAAGCAAAAAGACGGCCGGATGCCCGCTACGCAGCAGCAGCGATCGGCAGCGGGGGCGGAGTCGGACTGGCGCTTCTCTTTGAAGTGTTAACGTAA
- a CDS encoding biotin transporter BioY → MKLIEMMHIAVFAAIMGLLGLLPPLFLSFTPVPITLQTIGVLLSGSILKPKAAFLSQLLFLLIVACGAPLLSGGRGGFGVFFGPSAGYLVAYPLAALLLSLSIRGLRSASVPHLFIRQFLFGVLLLYAIGIPVQAVMMHIDIMTAVKLSLIYVPGDLLKAAAASFAAVRIRKTLQASRLLPTKGS, encoded by the coding sequence ATGAAATTAATAGAAATGATGCATATTGCCGTGTTTGCTGCCATTATGGGACTTTTGGGGCTGCTTCCGCCACTTTTCTTATCCTTTACGCCGGTTCCGATTACGCTCCAGACGATCGGTGTGCTTTTATCAGGAAGCATATTAAAACCGAAAGCGGCGTTTTTAAGCCAATTGCTGTTTTTGCTGATCGTGGCATGCGGAGCGCCTCTCCTTTCAGGGGGAAGAGGCGGGTTCGGGGTTTTTTTCGGGCCGAGCGCCGGATATCTCGTGGCATATCCGCTGGCGGCATTACTGCTGAGCCTCAGTATTCGGGGCCTTCGCTCAGCCAGCGTCCCCCATTTGTTTATCAGACAGTTTTTGTTCGGCGTGCTCCTGTTGTATGCTATCGGCATTCCCGTTCAGGCTGTTATGATGCACATTGACATCATGACTGCCGTAAAGCTCAGCCTCATCTATGTGCCCGGAGATCTGCTTAAAGCGGCCGCAGCCTCATTCGCAGCCGTAAGAATCAGAAAAACACTGCAAGCAAGCCGGCTTTTGCCTACGAAAGGAAGCTGA
- a CDS encoding methyl-accepting chemotaxis protein, whose translation MNKIDASLLQIEEEMDKLNDIAQQIEKIFGIVTGIAEQTNLLSLNASIESARAGEHGKGFAVVATEVRKLSEDTKKTVSTVSELVNNTNTQINIVSKHIKDVNGLVGETKEKMTQINRLFDDIVQSMKTSKDQTGKIDVDLQAFLGGLQEVSRAVSHVASSVDSLVILTEE comes from the coding sequence ATGAATAAAATCGACGCCAGCCTTCTGCAGATTGAAGAAGAAATGGATAAGCTGAATGACATTGCCCAGCAGATCGAAAAAATCTTCGGCATCGTGACGGGGATCGCCGAGCAAACGAATCTCCTGTCATTAAACGCCTCAATAGAATCCGCGAGAGCCGGAGAGCACGGCAAAGGCTTCGCCGTTGTCGCGACAGAGGTAAGAAAGCTTTCAGAGGATACGAAAAAAACCGTTTCCACCGTATCAGAGCTTGTGAACAATACCAATACGCAAATCAACATCGTCTCTAAACATATTAAAGATGTAAACGGACTCGTAGGTGAAACGAAAGAAAAAATGACGCAGATCAACCGTCTGTTTGATGACATCGTCCAAAGCATGAAAACGAGCAAAGACCAGACAGGTAAAATCGACGTTGATTTACAAGCCTTTCTCGGCGGCCTGCAAGAAGTCAGCCGCGCCGTTTCCCACGTTGCATCATCCGTTGATTCACTTGTTATCCTCACAGAAGAATAA
- a CDS encoding SDR family oxidoreductase: MANQKKKTLPPQHQNRQPGFEYVMDPRPVFDKPKAAKKLEGKTAIITGGDSGIGRAVSVLFAKEGANVVIVYFDEHQDAEETKQYVEKEGAKCLLIAGDVGDEAFCNDVIRQAGQAFPSIDILVNNAGEQHVQPGIEKITSHQLIRTFQTNIFSMFYLTKAALPHLKKGSSIINTASITAYKGHKTLIDYSATKGAIVTFTRSLSQSLVTQGIRVNAVAPGPIWTPLIPASFSAKEVEVFGSDVPMQRPGQPVEVAPSYLYLASDDSSYVTGQTIHVNGGTIVNG; encoded by the coding sequence TTGGCTAATCAGAAGAAGAAAACCTTGCCGCCGCAGCATCAAAACCGGCAGCCGGGCTTTGAATATGTGATGGACCCGCGCCCTGTGTTTGACAAACCGAAAGCGGCGAAAAAACTTGAAGGAAAAACTGCGATTATTACGGGCGGGGACAGCGGAATCGGACGCGCCGTATCCGTTTTGTTCGCGAAGGAAGGCGCAAATGTGGTCATCGTTTACTTTGATGAGCATCAGGATGCCGAAGAGACGAAGCAATATGTAGAAAAAGAGGGAGCAAAGTGTCTGCTGATCGCAGGTGATGTCGGCGACGAAGCCTTTTGCAACGATGTCATCCGCCAGGCGGGCCAAGCCTTTCCTTCCATTGACATCTTAGTCAACAATGCGGGTGAGCAGCACGTACAGCCGGGGATTGAGAAAATCACGAGCCACCAGCTCATCAGAACGTTTCAGACGAATATTTTTTCAATGTTTTACTTAACGAAAGCCGCGCTCCCCCATCTGAAAAAAGGAAGTTCAATCATCAATACGGCCTCCATTACCGCCTACAAGGGCCATAAAACATTGATTGACTACTCAGCGACAAAAGGGGCGATCGTCACGTTTACAAGGTCTCTTTCCCAATCTCTTGTCACTCAGGGCATCCGGGTAAACGCAGTGGCGCCGGGGCCGATATGGACGCCGCTGATTCCGGCGAGCTTCTCGGCAAAGGAAGTGGAAGTCTTTGGCTCAGACGTGCCGATGCAGCGCCCGGGCCAGCCTGTTGAAGTGGCACCGAGCTATTTATACTTAGCAAGCGATGATTCCTCATATGTCACGGGCCAGACGATACATGTGAACGGCGGCACCATCGTAAACGGATAA
- a CDS encoding IDEAL domain-containing protein has protein sequence MKEKKSYTELMKSRNTQKANEFDVTMADIYIQMVLDESLYKRRIAMLTEQINKALDDKNKEAFLTLSKEYAALKQSE, from the coding sequence ATGAAAGAGAAAAAATCGTACACTGAGCTCATGAAGTCCCGCAACACGCAAAAAGCAAATGAATTCGATGTGACAATGGCCGATATTTACATTCAAATGGTGCTTGATGAATCCTTGTATAAACGCCGGATCGCCATGCTGACAGAGCAGATTAACAAAGCGCTTGATGATAAAAATAAAGAAGCGTTCCTTACGCTGTCCAAAGAATATGCCGCACTCAAACAGAGTGAATAA
- a CDS encoding competence protein ComK, producing MCQKTHAPLESYEVNRSTIAVLPEEIDGKMGSKVIEKDCILYVSMKPIHIIDRSCRYFGSSYAGRKAGTYEAIKISHKPPIMVDPSNHIFLFPTLSSARPQCGWISHVHVKDFQPTAFDDTAVTFSNGKTMELEVSYHSFENQVYRTAYLRTTFQDRMGSHIPKRQEFMLYPKEERTKMIYDFILRELGERY from the coding sequence ATGTGCCAGAAAACACACGCACCCTTAGAAAGCTACGAAGTAAATCGTTCAACCATCGCTGTTTTGCCTGAGGAAATAGACGGTAAAATGGGGTCGAAGGTCATTGAAAAAGACTGCATTCTGTATGTCAGCATGAAGCCGATTCACATCATTGACAGAAGCTGCCGCTACTTTGGCTCAAGCTATGCCGGGAGAAAAGCGGGAACGTATGAAGCGATTAAAATTTCTCACAAGCCGCCGATTATGGTGGACCCTTCAAATCACATCTTTTTATTCCCTACACTTTCTTCAGCACGGCCTCAATGCGGCTGGATATCTCACGTGCACGTTAAAGATTTTCAGCCGACCGCATTTGATGACACGGCGGTCACGTTCTCAAACGGCAAAACGATGGAGCTGGAAGTATCCTACCATTCTTTTGAAAACCAAGTCTACAGAACCGCCTATCTCAGAACCACTTTTCAGGACAGGATGGGCAGCCATATCCCGAAGCGGCAGGAATTCATGCTGTACCCGAAAGAAGAGCGGACGAAAATGATCTACGACTTTATTTTGCGGGAGCTGGGGGAGAGATATTAG
- a CDS encoding iron chaperone has translation MDVFAKYVSGIDNPDHRLRMEEILSWTAGQFPILKPQIKWNTPMFTDHGTFIIGFAAAKHHVSVSPEEAGIAHFADDIARAGYSATSRLFRIQWTDPVQYDLLESMIQYNIKEKADCSGFWRK, from the coding sequence ATGGATGTGTTTGCAAAATATGTATCAGGAATCGACAACCCCGATCATCGCCTGCGAATGGAGGAAATCTTGTCGTGGACGGCTGGTCAATTTCCGATTTTAAAACCGCAGATCAAGTGGAATACGCCGATGTTTACTGATCATGGCACGTTTATTATCGGCTTTGCAGCAGCGAAGCATCATGTAAGTGTTTCCCCCGAAGAAGCGGGTATTGCGCATTTTGCCGACGACATCGCCCGTGCCGGCTACAGCGCCACTTCCCGTTTGTTCAGAATTCAATGGACTGATCCGGTGCAATATGATCTGCTTGAAAGCATGATTCAGTATAATATTAAGGAAAAGGCAGACTGTTCAGGGTTTTGGCGGAAATAA
- the eis gene encoding enhanced intracellular survival protein Eis — MNREKRLELKKVEPKHLQQFNQLLRYVFQVTNSNLHEVGWKEPEIASAKLPVLEQAHVLGWFDNDKLVSQAAVYPFQVRIFNKTFEMGGVTGVGTYPEYANMGLMAKLLYKALVDMRERGQSVSYLFPYSIPYYRRKGWEIISDKMTFEVKDFQLPKMRTVLGEVERVDPEHEVIKEVYSRFAHKSHAAMIRNELAWDEYWRWDLEDLTAAVYYDQSRQANGYVLYWIADEVFHIKEMVYVNEEARRGLWNFISAHFSMVTKVVGDNYSNEPIAFLLEDAEIKETISPYFMARIVDIEQFINQYPFKPQKEKRTWSFTLEDPLLEWNQGVFTAEISPEGKAVLSRGGDADAAKLDIQTMTALLFAYRKPEYLHRTGRIECAPDTLEFIEDLLETQTPYFSDYF; from the coding sequence ATGAACAGAGAAAAAAGGCTTGAATTAAAGAAAGTCGAACCGAAACATTTGCAGCAATTTAATCAGCTGCTCCGATATGTTTTCCAAGTAACGAACAGCAATCTGCATGAAGTGGGATGGAAGGAACCCGAAATCGCTTCCGCGAAACTCCCCGTATTGGAACAAGCGCATGTATTGGGCTGGTTTGACAATGACAAACTCGTTTCACAGGCAGCTGTTTACCCTTTCCAAGTCCGGATTTTTAATAAAACATTTGAAATGGGCGGCGTGACGGGGGTCGGAACATATCCCGAATACGCCAATATGGGATTAATGGCGAAACTGTTATACAAAGCATTAGTTGACATGCGTGAGCGCGGTCAGTCCGTATCCTATCTGTTCCCCTACTCTATCCCTTACTACAGAAGAAAAGGCTGGGAAATTATCAGTGACAAAATGACGTTTGAGGTAAAAGACTTTCAGCTCCCGAAAATGAGAACCGTTTTGGGCGAAGTGGAACGCGTCGATCCGGAACATGAGGTCATTAAAGAAGTATACAGCCGATTCGCTCATAAAAGCCATGCGGCCATGATCAGAAATGAACTAGCATGGGATGAATATTGGCGCTGGGATTTAGAAGATCTTACGGCTGCCGTGTATTATGATCAATCCAGACAGGCAAACGGTTATGTTCTTTACTGGATTGCAGATGAAGTTTTTCATATTAAAGAAATGGTATATGTAAATGAAGAAGCGCGCAGAGGCCTGTGGAACTTTATCTCGGCGCATTTCTCCATGGTGACAAAAGTCGTCGGCGACAATTATTCTAATGAGCCGATCGCCTTTCTGTTAGAAGATGCCGAAATTAAGGAGACGATTTCTCCTTATTTTATGGCCCGGATTGTCGATATTGAACAATTTATCAATCAGTATCCCTTTAAACCGCAAAAAGAGAAACGGACATGGTCTTTTACACTGGAAGATCCGCTGCTTGAATGGAATCAGGGAGTCTTTACCGCGGAGATTTCGCCTGAAGGAAAAGCCGTTTTAAGCCGGGGCGGTGATGCGGATGCCGCAAAGCTGGATATTCAGACGATGACGGCATTATTATTCGCATACCGGAAACCGGAATACCTTCACCGCACAGGCCGGATCGAATGCGCGCCGGACACATTGGAATTCATTGAGGATCTGCTGGAGACGCAAACCCCTTATTTCTCGGATTACTTTTAA
- a CDS encoding YrpD family protein, producing MMKKGILAGVLTSAVLFGACAADIPGVISPNTAEAASQLSKGIGGRAYLNSTGSVLVTKIQLPSSIQVSNGTAYIYSGFTGGTEADIGLQYSETYHVWKPIMKVGSKGQSQVRYLEGESQFTYTKGFRPGSTVQLTIYKNMNGNTRATYWGTNNDGYTGRIISELAQTNVGSITKWKALATVAVTSEDQRPYIKSNFSTAFTNITIDNKAVTPVIDTQDFAKLTVSGSSVSMSVVK from the coding sequence ATGATGAAAAAAGGGATTCTTGCGGGTGTCCTCACCTCAGCCGTTCTATTCGGGGCTTGTGCGGCGGATATTCCCGGGGTAATCAGCCCCAATACGGCGGAAGCGGCGTCCCAGCTCAGCAAAGGAATCGGCGGAAGAGCCTACCTGAACAGTACGGGTTCTGTGCTCGTCACGAAAATTCAGCTTCCAAGCTCGATTCAGGTGTCAAACGGGACAGCCTATATTTACTCAGGATTCACCGGAGGCACAGAGGCCGATATCGGGCTTCAGTACAGTGAAACTTATCATGTATGGAAACCGATCATGAAAGTCGGTTCAAAGGGACAAAGCCAGGTCCGGTATCTGGAAGGAGAAAGCCAATTCACCTATACGAAAGGTTTCCGTCCCGGCAGCACCGTACAGCTGACCATTTACAAAAATATGAACGGCAATACCCGCGCCACATATTGGGGCACGAATAATGACGGATACACCGGCCGCATCATTTCAGAACTCGCCCAGACAAATGTAGGATCTATCACAAAATGGAAAGCGCTCGCCACTGTCGCGGTCACATCAGAGGATCAGCGCCCTTACATCAAATCAAACTTCTCAACAGCTTTTACAAACATCACGATCGACAATAAAGCAGTCACGCCTGTGATTGATACACAGGATTTTGCCAAATTGACGGTGTCAGGCAGCAGCGTCAGCATGTCTGTCGTCAAATAA
- a CDS encoding excalibur calcium-binding domain-containing protein: MKKTAAVLLSFGLVFGCSYGAGQTAEAKTKVKTYQNCKALNKVYKGGVARSSKVKNKGGRTKYKPYVSKALYDANKRLDRDKDYIACEK, from the coding sequence ATGAAAAAGACGGCAGCTGTGCTTTTGTCTTTCGGTCTGGTATTCGGATGTTCATACGGAGCTGGGCAGACGGCAGAAGCGAAAACAAAGGTGAAAACCTATCAAAACTGCAAGGCGCTGAATAAGGTGTATAAGGGCGGCGTGGCCCGGTCGTCGAAAGTGAAAAACAAGGGCGGCAGAACGAAGTACAAGCCGTATGTATCAAAAGCGCTTTACGATGCAAATAAAAGACTCGACCGTGATAAAGACTATATTGCCTGTGAAAAATAA